One region of Xylanimonas ulmi genomic DNA includes:
- a CDS encoding ABC transporter permease produces MTFTPSSAAGARQEGSAQGADLYSVLFDRRDPSPEVVSSSRLTRVGARPRFGTYLRQLWQRRHFLWAEARGKVATGSRETLLGQIWLVLTPVLDGLVFYVIFGLVLKVDRGVENFIGFLVIGVFLFGFSSRAISNGANAIRTGRNLVKAFQFPRASLPIAVVLREVLNLGIVIAAAGTLLVIIPPTEAWTWRVVLLVPILLLLIVFITGVALFLARICAAIPDVSRLIRVGMRVMMWGSGVMFPLTRFENRPTMLAAIESNPLFIAIDMARSVVLYGIAPPSLQWRAMIVWASASFAIGLLFFWKAEESYGHT; encoded by the coding sequence GGCGCCGACCTCTACTCCGTGCTGTTCGACAGACGCGACCCCAGCCCTGAGGTGGTCAGTTCGAGCCGCCTAACACGAGTCGGCGCGCGCCCCCGATTCGGCACCTACCTCAGACAACTATGGCAGCGTCGCCACTTCTTGTGGGCAGAAGCCCGAGGTAAAGTCGCCACAGGAAGCCGTGAAACCCTTCTAGGGCAAATCTGGCTCGTCCTGACGCCAGTACTGGACGGCCTCGTGTTCTATGTCATCTTCGGACTGGTGCTCAAGGTCGACCGAGGCGTCGAGAACTTTATTGGATTCCTCGTCATCGGCGTGTTCTTGTTCGGATTCTCTTCACGCGCCATCTCGAACGGCGCAAACGCGATCAGAACAGGACGCAATCTAGTCAAAGCGTTCCAGTTTCCGAGAGCCTCCCTTCCGATAGCCGTCGTTCTCCGAGAGGTCCTCAACCTCGGAATAGTAATCGCAGCCGCAGGAACGCTACTCGTGATTATTCCGCCGACGGAGGCCTGGACGTGGCGCGTCGTCCTTCTTGTGCCAATCCTTCTGCTCCTGATTGTCTTCATAACCGGAGTCGCCCTATTTCTCGCACGGATATGTGCCGCCATTCCTGATGTATCCCGCCTAATACGTGTAGGAATGCGTGTTATGATGTGGGGATCTGGAGTGATGTTCCCGCTAACACGATTCGAGAACCGGCCGACCATGCTCGCTGCCATCGAGTCCAATCCACTCTTTATAGCGATCGACATGGCCCGGTCTGTCGTCCTCTACGGCATCGCCCCACCTTCTCTCCAATGGAGGGCCATGATCGTTTGGGCCTCGGCATCATTCGCGATTGGCCTACTCTTCTTCTGGAAAGCGGAGGAATCTTATGGCCATACGTGA